One part of the Arachidicoccus terrestris genome encodes these proteins:
- the hpt gene encoding hypoxanthine phosphoribosyltransferase, producing MVQIHDKSFIPYLSEAQIKEKIKVMAAGISKDYADKKPLFIAILNGAFMFASDLFKELTIDAEISFIKLASYSGTKSTGNVLTAIGLDTDINGRHVIIIEDIVDTGKTLSSFLPQLEHQSPASIKLAALLNKPEATTHPVKIDYLCFSIPNKFVVGYGLDYDGLGRNLKEIYQLDDHVLV from the coding sequence ATGGTTCAGATACACGATAAAAGTTTCATCCCTTACCTTTCGGAAGCACAAATCAAGGAGAAGATAAAAGTAATGGCAGCAGGCATCTCTAAGGATTACGCAGATAAAAAGCCATTATTTATAGCTATTCTGAACGGAGCCTTTATGTTTGCCAGTGACCTGTTCAAAGAATTAACCATCGATGCAGAGATTTCCTTTATTAAGCTGGCATCATACTCAGGCACCAAATCAACGGGTAATGTATTGACCGCCATCGGACTGGATACGGATATCAATGGCAGGCACGTCATTATTATTGAAGATATTGTAGACACCGGCAAAACACTGAGCAGCTTTTTACCGCAATTGGAACACCAGAGTCCTGCATCCATTAAACTGGCAGCCCTGTTGAATAAACCGGAAGCAACAACACATCCTGTCAAGATCGACTATCTCTGCTTTTCAATCCCTAATAAGTTTGTTGTGGGGTATGGTCTGGATTATGATGGTTTGGGAAGGAATCTGAAAGAAATATATCAGCTAGACGACCATGTTCTTGTGTGA
- a CDS encoding glycoside hydrolase family 73 protein — MRKSSLLMPFILILLTGSIVRGQNQNPRVEAYIQRYQSLAVSEMIRTGVPASITLAQAILESGCGESSLAKASNNHFGIKCKSEWVGEKTYHDDDRRGECFRVYPSVADSYRDHSDFLKHRPYYQDLFLLNPTDYKGWAYGLKKAGYATERNYPQSLIKLIETYNLESYTDLALNKMKNDDNPTDRIAKADQPYSSEAIKELSIDADDSKKRAEVATHRPDNPPTMRVAQTMVQAPSYPVAPFSINQTKVVYAPKGVSLMALASKNHLNFHKLLTLNDLGPTAVLSPGQLIYLEKRPRKGQKEYINSQYGQTLKEIAASQGVALKSLVSYNKTAAETPLAAGQKVYLRGKAPAALQTLSK, encoded by the coding sequence ATGAGAAAATCCTCCCTGTTGATGCCATTTATCCTGATATTGCTGACCGGTAGCATAGTACGAGGTCAAAATCAGAACCCTCGTGTAGAGGCATATATACAGCGCTATCAGTCCCTGGCCGTCTCAGAAATGATCCGAACCGGTGTGCCAGCTTCCATAACACTCGCTCAGGCAATTTTAGAGTCGGGTTGTGGAGAAAGCTCCCTTGCCAAAGCTTCGAATAACCATTTTGGTATCAAGTGCAAATCCGAATGGGTAGGAGAGAAGACCTATCATGATGACGACAGAAGAGGAGAGTGCTTTAGGGTTTACCCCAGTGTTGCAGATTCGTATAGAGACCACTCTGATTTCTTAAAACACCGTCCTTATTATCAGGATTTATTTTTACTCAATCCAACGGATTATAAGGGATGGGCGTATGGGCTGAAAAAAGCAGGCTATGCCACAGAAAGAAATTATCCACAAAGTCTGATCAAATTAATTGAAACCTATAACCTGGAGAGCTATACCGACCTGGCCCTTAATAAAATGAAAAACGATGACAATCCAACAGACAGAATTGCCAAAGCAGATCAGCCATACTCATCTGAAGCGATCAAAGAGCTTTCAATAGATGCTGACGACAGCAAAAAAAGAGCTGAAGTAGCTACCCATCGCCCGGATAATCCGCCTACGATGCGGGTGGCACAAACAATGGTTCAGGCACCAAGTTATCCGGTAGCACCCTTTAGCATTAATCAAACTAAGGTCGTTTATGCCCCAAAAGGTGTATCGCTTATGGCCCTGGCATCCAAAAATCATCTCAATTTTCATAAGCTACTTACTTTAAACGATCTGGGCCCCACCGCGGTACTTTCGCCGGGTCAATTGATCTATCTGGAGAAAAGGCCCAGGAAAGGCCAAAAGGAATATATCAATAGCCAATACGGCCAGACACTTAAGGAAATTGCAGCTTCACAAGGAGTCGCTTTGAAAAGCCTTGTGAGTTATAATAAGACAGCCGCAGAGACCCCCTTGGCGGCAGGGCAAAAAGTATATTTAAGAGGCAAGGCGCCGGCAGCTTTACAAACTTTGTCAAAATAG
- a CDS encoding O-methyltransferase encodes MDLIHPTVEQFTDQMTTPADPLLQEIEKETYANHSQPHMISGHVQGRLLSFLSQMLQPQYILEIGTFTGYSALCLAEGLTGQGELHTLELREEDAGLAQSYFDRSIHKNKIYLHRGNAVETIPTLNYKWDLVFIDADKTGYIDYYELVMERLSPKGIILVDNVLFHGQIFETPTKGKSAKAIQAFNDHVAKDPRSEQVLLSVRDGLLMIKKKS; translated from the coding sequence ATGGACTTGATTCATCCAACCGTAGAACAGTTTACCGATCAAATGACCACCCCTGCGGATCCGCTCTTGCAGGAAATAGAAAAAGAAACTTATGCCAACCATAGTCAACCGCACATGATCAGCGGCCATGTACAGGGTAGGCTGCTTTCCTTTTTGAGCCAAATGCTGCAACCACAATATATTCTTGAGATCGGCACTTTTACCGGTTATAGTGCACTTTGCCTGGCTGAGGGCTTAACCGGGCAAGGTGAATTGCATACACTGGAGTTAAGAGAAGAAGACGCCGGACTTGCGCAATCATATTTCGACAGAAGTATCCATAAAAATAAAATATATTTGCACCGGGGAAATGCCGTGGAAACCATACCTACACTGAATTACAAATGGGATTTAGTGTTTATCGATGCCGACAAAACCGGTTATATCGATTATTATGAACTCGTAATGGAAAGGCTGAGCCCAAAAGGTATTATACTGGTAGACAATGTGCTGTTTCACGGACAGATATTTGAGACCCCGACCAAAGGTAAAAGCGCCAAAGCAATCCAGGCTTTCAATGACCATGTTGCTAAAGACCCCAGATCGGAGCAAGTATTACTGAGCGTGCGAGACGGCTTATTAATGATTAAAAAGAAATCATGA
- a CDS encoding sodium:solute symporter — protein sequence MSASLLLTIVFAYFLLLLFVSWKTSKGSNNDSFFIGNRSSNWMLVAFGMIGTSLSGVTFVSVPGAVGHDAFGYLQITLGYVIGYIAIAFILLPLYYRLKLTSIYGYLRTRMGMASYKTGSLFFIVSRWVGATARLYLVVIILQKIILDQLHVPFWFTTLIILVMIILYTYEGGVKTIVWTDTLQTTCMLAGLIICSIYMLYHMDMNITDSLTAMHDKGLSRVFGLDFNDKNYFVKQILAGAFITITMTGIDQEMMQKSISVSNLKDSQKNMVTLSVIILIVITLFLYMGGLIHLYGEREQLAASGDLLFPTIALEHMPTAIGIIFLIALISALFPSADGAMTALTSSICIDILGMKRQDKWDTAKQQSIRKKVHLWVAFSFLILVLVFKVINDNSMIGVILKMATYTYGPLLGLFAFGIFTKRKVRDGFVPYICFAAPLICLLIDYNQAHIFGEFRIGLELIIINGGLTWLGLWLFSSPSKSEDWESAGLHGSQPDRI from the coding sequence ATGTCTGCATCCCTATTACTGACTATTGTTTTTGCCTATTTTCTGCTACTGCTGTTTGTGTCCTGGAAAACCTCTAAGGGCAGCAATAATGACTCTTTTTTTATCGGTAACAGAAGCAGTAACTGGATGCTGGTTGCGTTCGGGATGATCGGCACCTCACTGAGCGGCGTTACATTTGTCAGTGTGCCGGGTGCTGTGGGCCATGATGCCTTCGGTTACCTCCAGATCACCTTAGGCTATGTAATTGGCTATATTGCTATTGCTTTTATACTGTTGCCGCTTTACTATCGCTTAAAGCTCACTTCCATATACGGGTACCTTCGTACCCGGATGGGCATGGCTTCCTATAAAACCGGTTCTCTGTTTTTTATCGTCTCGAGATGGGTGGGCGCAACAGCCAGGCTCTACCTTGTGGTCATTATCCTGCAAAAGATCATTTTGGATCAACTGCATGTCCCATTTTGGTTTACCACCCTGATCATCCTGGTCATGATCATACTTTACACATATGAAGGTGGTGTTAAAACCATCGTCTGGACTGATACCCTGCAAACTACTTGTATGCTGGCCGGGCTTATCATATGCAGTATCTATATGCTTTACCATATGGATATGAATATAACAGATAGCCTGACAGCTATGCATGACAAAGGGCTGTCCCGGGTATTCGGGCTGGATTTTAATGATAAAAACTATTTTGTCAAACAGATACTGGCCGGGGCTTTCATAACGATTACCATGACAGGGATCGATCAGGAGATGATGCAGAAAAGCATTTCGGTAAGCAATCTGAAGGATTCTCAGAAAAATATGGTAACACTTTCGGTTATTATCCTGATCGTTATTACACTGTTTCTTTACATGGGAGGGCTGATCCATTTATATGGCGAAAGAGAACAGCTCGCAGCCTCGGGTGATCTGTTATTTCCGACCATTGCCCTGGAACATATGCCCACGGCAATTGGTATTATATTTCTGATCGCCTTGATCTCCGCCTTATTTCCAAGTGCCGATGGTGCCATGACCGCACTAACGTCTTCGATCTGTATCGATATCCTGGGTATGAAAAGACAGGATAAATGGGATACGGCAAAACAACAATCTATCCGCAAGAAAGTACATTTATGGGTCGCTTTCAGTTTTCTGATCCTCGTGTTGGTTTTTAAAGTTATCAATGACAACTCCATGATCGGTGTCATTTTGAAAATGGCCACATATACTTATGGACCTTTGCTGGGTTTATTTGCTTTTGGTATCTTTACAAAAAGAAAGGTTCGGGACGGGTTTGTACCTTATATCTGTTTTGCAGCTCCCCTGATCTGCCTGTTGATCGACTATAACCAGGCACATATTTTTGGCGAATTCAGAATCGGCCTGGAACTGATTATTATTAATGGCGGACTTACCTGGCTGGGATTGTGGCTTTTCTCGTCTCCATCCAAGAGCGAAGACTGGGAATCCGCAGGCCTGCATGGCAGCCAGCCGGACAGAATATAG
- a CDS encoding GNAT family N-acetyltransferase, protein MEYIIRCKEFKELSLTELYRILQIRNQVFYVEQRCDDLDLDDKDQESLHLTIYDKDILVGYARLLPAGLSYPEMSVGRVAVSASYRGRQLGRLLMEKSIQCLEQHYGKGAIKISAQAYLEQFYGSLGFETISDIYMEAGIEHLKMLRPAPITATS, encoded by the coding sequence ATGGAATATATCATTAGGTGCAAAGAATTTAAAGAGCTGTCACTGACAGAACTGTACCGGATTTTACAGATCCGCAATCAGGTATTCTATGTGGAACAACGTTGTGATGATCTGGATCTCGATGACAAAGACCAGGAAAGCCTGCATTTGACGATCTATGACAAGGATATCCTGGTGGGCTATGCCCGACTGTTGCCGGCCGGCCTCTCCTATCCGGAAATGTCTGTCGGTCGTGTGGCGGTCAGTGCGAGCTATCGGGGCCGGCAATTAGGCCGGTTACTGATGGAGAAATCCATTCAATGTCTGGAACAACATTATGGTAAGGGGGCCATTAAAATTAGTGCACAGGCCTATTTAGAGCAGTTTTACGGATCTTTGGGCTTTGAGACCATTAGTGATATATATATGGAGGCGGGAATCGAGCATTTAAAAATGCTGAGACCGGCTCCCATAACGGCTACCTCCTGA
- a CDS encoding 4-hydroxy-3-methylbut-2-enyl diphosphate reductase: MKQFNVPSIYRSELISAIKNKRRLQDKLKKDFSPTLLDFGAVQIFLARHFGFCYGVENAIEIAFNIIEAHPDRQIYLLSEMIHNPQVNADLAQRGVKFLQDTYGRQLIPFDQITSEDIVVIPAFGTTLEVEALLHKKGIQTEKYNTTCPFVEKVWNRSEQIARKGYSIVVHGKPRHEETRATFSHASAKTPTVIVNDMHEASLLAAFIRAERSPLEFYELFKGKYSDGFDVEKDLRCLGVVNQTTQLASETQAISDFLKKTIKDHYGLDDTNLAEHFADTRDTLCYATNDNQSAVSGMLDTEADFAIVVGGYNSSNTSHLVELCAEKLPTYFINHASRILSATAIETCDWQTKKISRVDGFMGERRPAKILITSGASCPDSIVQEVIYRLLDLLNCKDKIVQVAAQFGEEPIID; encoded by the coding sequence ATGAAGCAGTTTAATGTACCCAGTATATATCGAAGTGAGCTTATCAGTGCTATTAAAAATAAAAGGCGCCTGCAGGATAAGCTAAAAAAGGACTTTAGCCCCACGCTGCTGGATTTTGGTGCCGTTCAGATTTTTTTGGCCCGCCATTTTGGTTTTTGTTACGGTGTTGAAAATGCTATTGAGATTGCCTTTAATATTATTGAAGCACATCCCGACCGGCAGATTTATCTGCTTAGCGAGATGATTCATAATCCTCAGGTCAATGCAGACCTGGCTCAGCGGGGGGTCAAATTCTTGCAAGATACCTATGGAAGGCAGCTAATTCCCTTTGATCAGATCACCTCCGAGGATATAGTGGTAATACCGGCCTTTGGCACGACCCTGGAGGTAGAAGCATTATTACATAAAAAAGGTATCCAGACAGAAAAATACAATACCACCTGTCCTTTTGTGGAGAAGGTATGGAATCGCAGCGAACAGATTGCCAGAAAAGGCTACAGTATTGTTGTCCATGGCAAACCCCGCCATGAAGAGACAAGGGCAACTTTCTCCCATGCTTCTGCCAAGACGCCGACCGTTATTGTCAATGATATGCATGAAGCGTCCTTATTGGCTGCATTTATCCGGGCGGAGCGCTCCCCGCTGGAATTCTATGAGCTCTTTAAAGGTAAATATTCTGATGGATTTGACGTAGAAAAGGATCTTAGATGCCTGGGAGTGGTCAATCAGACAACACAGTTAGCCAGTGAAACGCAGGCTATCTCAGATTTTTTGAAAAAGACGATCAAAGATCATTACGGCCTGGACGATACCAATTTGGCTGAACATTTTGCTGATACCAGGGATACATTATGTTATGCTACTAATGATAACCAGTCTGCCGTAAGTGGCATGCTGGATACAGAAGCCGATTTTGCTATTGTTGTAGGTGGCTACAATAGCAGCAATACTTCACATCTGGTAGAGCTCTGCGCAGAGAAGCTCCCTACCTACTTTATCAACCATGCTTCCAGGATATTGTCTGCAACAGCGATTGAAACCTGCGATTGGCAGACAAAGAAGATAAGCCGGGTTGATGGATTTATGGGAGAGAGAAGACCCGCTAAAATACTCATTACCAGTGGTGCCAGCTGCCCCGATTCGATTGTTCAGGAGGTAATCTATCGATTATTGGATCTTTTAAATTGTAAAGATAAGATTGTACAGGTTGCAGCTCAGTTTGGTGAAGAACCTATCATAGATTAG
- the spt gene encoding serine palmitoyltransferase has translation MQKKLKSKIAEFKDAAIIKEKGLYPYFRSIESGQDTIVYIEGKPVLMFGSNSYLGLTNHPKIKEAAQKAVAKYGSGCAGSRFLNGTLDIHIDLEKRLAAFVGKEDALLFSTGFQVNLGVLSAIGGRNDYLLLDEYNHASIIDGARLSFAKVLKYRHNDMDDLEQKLRILPEDSLKLIAVDGIFSMEGDIVNLPEIVKLADKYGVNIYVDDAHSLGVIGEKGAGTASHFGLTSEVDLIMGTFSKSLASLGGFVASDAETIDYLKHRARSLLFSASMTPSAAASVMAALDIIETEPEHMERLWANTNYAQKLLLEAGFNLGRTQSPILPIYIRDSDKTFLLTKKLLEQGVFVNPVVAPAVPSEESLIRFSLMATHTFAQIQEAVEKISMIAKEIGVELSPAEGLKVSKKIV, from the coding sequence ATGCAGAAAAAATTAAAATCAAAAATTGCAGAGTTTAAAGACGCTGCAATTATTAAAGAAAAAGGCTTATACCCTTATTTCAGGTCCATTGAATCAGGTCAGGATACGATCGTATATATAGAAGGCAAACCTGTTCTCATGTTTGGATCAAATTCCTATCTGGGGTTAACCAACCACCCTAAAATCAAGGAAGCTGCACAAAAGGCAGTCGCAAAATACGGTTCAGGCTGTGCCGGTTCCCGATTTCTAAACGGTACACTGGATATACATATTGACCTGGAAAAAAGGCTGGCGGCCTTTGTGGGAAAAGAAGACGCGCTATTATTCAGTACAGGGTTCCAGGTGAATCTAGGGGTGCTATCCGCTATCGGTGGGCGCAATGATTACCTGTTGCTGGATGAATATAATCATGCCTCCATTATCGATGGCGCGAGACTTTCCTTTGCCAAAGTCCTTAAGTATCGCCATAATGATATGGACGACCTGGAACAGAAACTAAGGATTCTGCCCGAAGATTCATTAAAACTAATAGCTGTGGACGGTATCTTTTCTATGGAAGGTGATATCGTTAACTTACCTGAGATTGTAAAACTGGCCGATAAATACGGGGTGAACATTTATGTCGATGACGCGCATAGTCTGGGCGTAATTGGTGAAAAAGGCGCTGGTACAGCGTCACATTTTGGCTTAACGAGTGAAGTTGATCTGATTATGGGCACTTTCAGTAAGTCTCTGGCTTCGCTGGGTGGTTTTGTTGCCAGTGATGCTGAAACCATCGATTATCTGAAGCACCGTGCCCGTTCCCTGCTTTTTAGTGCTTCTATGACACCTTCCGCTGCCGCAAGCGTAATGGCTGCCCTGGATATCATAGAAACGGAACCCGAGCATATGGAACGTCTGTGGGCGAATACAAATTATGCACAAAAATTGTTACTGGAAGCCGGATTTAATCTGGGGCGCACCCAAAGTCCTATATTACCGATCTACATAAGAGATTCTGACAAGACCTTTCTGCTGACTAAAAAATTACTGGAACAAGGCGTGTTTGTTAATCCGGTCGTTGCCCCGGCTGTGCCTTCTGAAGAGTCGCTCATTCGTTTTTCACTGATGGCTACACATACCTTTGCACAAATTCAGGAAGCAGTAGAAAAAATCAGTATGATCGCAAAAGAGATTGGTGTGGAGCTGAGCCCGGCGGAAGGCTTGAAAGTCTCAAAGAAAATTGTCTGA
- a CDS encoding GNAT family N-acetyltransferase codes for MKRIELVSSKKELKDFVDFPHDLYKDEPTYVPELFIAQKDLLTPSKHPFHENGEMQLYLCYDDDKIVGRIAGIINQNHNNFNKVNDGFFGFFDCVNDQQVADLLLDAVEKWLKGKGVTDHIVGPMNPSTNETCGMLVDGFSRPPMVMMTHNASYYPALVEAHGYQKQTDILAYLYQVDNYNDSRIRRLHELTQIKLDKRKIIIRKINMKDFQNEADKIKAVYNSAWDKNLGFYPMTDKEFNYTAKDLKMILDPDFCIVAEHEGEIVGFALALPNINEVLKKIKRGRLFPTGIFKLLMGKNKVTSMRIIMLGVIEGYRKIGVEMAFYTSIIDEVVKKKRIKEVEASWVLEGNLLMNKAIQDIGGVPYKRYRIYEKKI; via the coding sequence ATGAAAAGAATTGAACTTGTCTCTTCCAAAAAGGAGTTAAAGGATTTTGTTGATTTTCCGCATGATTTATATAAAGATGAGCCGACTTACGTACCGGAACTGTTTATCGCTCAGAAGGATTTATTGACACCTTCCAAGCATCCGTTTCATGAAAATGGCGAAATGCAGTTATACCTGTGCTATGATGATGATAAAATCGTCGGCCGGATTGCCGGTATCATCAATCAAAATCATAATAATTTCAATAAGGTAAATGACGGGTTCTTCGGTTTCTTTGATTGTGTCAATGATCAACAGGTTGCAGATCTGCTTTTGGATGCTGTTGAAAAATGGTTGAAGGGAAAGGGAGTAACGGATCATATCGTAGGTCCCATGAATCCTTCTACCAATGAGACCTGCGGGATGTTGGTGGATGGTTTCTCTAGGCCTCCGATGGTGATGATGACCCATAACGCTTCCTACTACCCTGCTCTTGTTGAGGCGCATGGTTATCAGAAGCAGACAGATATACTTGCCTACTTGTATCAGGTAGATAATTATAATGACAGCCGGATCAGAAGGCTCCACGAGCTGACCCAAATAAAACTGGACAAAAGAAAGATTATTATCCGCAAGATCAATATGAAAGATTTTCAAAATGAAGCGGATAAAATCAAAGCGGTTTATAATTCCGCCTGGGATAAGAATCTGGGATTTTATCCCATGACAGATAAAGAATTTAATTATACGGCTAAGGACCTTAAGATGATCCTTGATCCGGATTTCTGTATTGTTGCGGAGCATGAAGGCGAAATCGTCGGATTTGCCCTTGCCCTGCCTAATATTAACGAGGTACTCAAAAAGATCAAAAGAGGCCGTCTTTTTCCGACTGGTATCTTTAAACTCCTAATGGGTAAGAACAAAGTAACCAGCATGCGTATCATTATGCTGGGTGTTATTGAGGGGTATCGTAAGATTGGAGTAGAAATGGCTTTTTATACCTCAATTATAGATGAGGTCGTCAAGAAAAAACGGATTAAGGAGGTGGAAGCCTCCTGGGTACTGGAGGGTAACCTGCTGATGAATAAAGCTATTCAGGATATTGGTGGGGTGCCCTATAAAAGGTACAGAATATACGAGAAAAAGATATGA
- a CDS encoding NAD-dependent epimerase/dehydratase family protein: MINKKLLITGANGFVGSHLAEMALDNGFEVFAAVRKTSDLQFLDGLKVTLVYPDYRNVNSVTALLDQQGITHIAHVAGMTKGRTAQDYTEANATVTVSLAQAALAVKNPIQKFVFVSSMAVMGPTDADLQLTEETLPEPVTLYGKSKWLAEQYLEQYPALPLITLRPTAVYGPREKDMLIVINMVRKGWELYLGSAPQKLSFIYVKDLCQAILLALNSPVNRRTYLLSDGMNYDRYDFANQVKKDLGRKTVRMHIPVGLVSGFLSILEKLMPSRTSILNKDKLKELTGSWACRIDKATNELGFNPQYRLDKGTGETIAWNQARNWSS, from the coding sequence ATGATAAATAAAAAACTATTGATCACAGGAGCGAATGGTTTTGTGGGCTCGCATCTTGCAGAAATGGCCCTGGACAATGGTTTTGAGGTTTTTGCGGCGGTGCGTAAAACCAGCGACCTTCAGTTTTTGGACGGACTGAAAGTTACTTTGGTGTATCCCGATTACAGAAATGTCAACAGTGTCACCGCCCTGTTGGACCAACAGGGAATCACCCATATTGCCCATGTGGCAGGTATGACTAAAGGCAGGACCGCACAAGATTATACAGAGGCCAATGCCACCGTTACCGTCTCGTTGGCCCAAGCCGCACTGGCAGTTAAAAACCCTATCCAGAAATTCGTATTTGTCAGTTCCATGGCAGTCATGGGACCGACGGATGCTGACTTGCAGTTAACAGAGGAAACATTACCCGAGCCGGTTACTTTGTATGGCAAAAGTAAATGGCTGGCTGAGCAATACCTGGAACAATATCCTGCCTTGCCGTTGATTACACTCCGGCCGACCGCAGTCTATGGTCCCAGAGAAAAAGATATGCTGATCGTTATCAACATGGTGCGAAAAGGCTGGGAGCTTTATTTAGGAAGCGCTCCGCAAAAACTCAGCTTTATCTACGTTAAAGATCTTTGTCAAGCAATATTGTTGGCTTTAAATAGCCCTGTCAACCGCAGGACCTATCTGTTAAGTGATGGGATGAATTATGACCGGTATGATTTTGCCAATCAGGTCAAAAAAGACTTGGGGCGAAAAACGGTCCGGATGCATATACCGGTTGGGTTAGTGTCGGGTTTTCTGAGTATTTTGGAAAAACTGATGCCTTCCAGGACCTCCATCCTGAACAAGGACAAATTAAAGGAGCTTACAGGCAGTTGGGCCTGTCGTATCGATAAAGCAACAAATGAGCTGGGATTCAACCCTCAGTATCGTTTAGATAAAGGCACGGGTGAAACCATTGCCTGGAATCAGGCCAGAAACTGGTCCTCATAG